The Streptococcus oralis genome segment CCTGCAAAAGCCAAAGCAGAACTGGGCTGGGAAGCAGAACTCGACATCACCCAAATGTGTGAAGACGCATGGCGTTGGCAAAGCAAGCATCCAAATGGATTTGAAGACTAAGATGGTGATGTCAATCATTGTCCCCTGTTTAAACGAAGAGGAAGTACTTCCTCTTTTTTATCAGGCTTTGGAAGCTTTACTTCCAGATTTGGAAACAGAAATCGAGTATGTCTTTGTCGACGATGGATCAAGTGATGGGACTTTGGAACTTTTAAAGACCTATCGGGAGCAAAATCCGGCAGTTCATTATATTTCTTTCTCGCGAAATTTTGGCAAAGAAGCTGCTCTCTATGCAGGCTTGCAATATGCGACAGGGGATCTAGTGGTGGTGATGGATGCAGACCTCCAGGATCCTCCTGGTATGTTGCTTGAGATGAAAGTCTTACTAGACAAGAATGCGGATTTGGACTGTGTTGGGACCCGGAGAACTAGTAGGGAGGGAGAACCCTTCTTTCGCAGTTTCTGTGCTGATCTCTTTTATGGCTTCATGAAAAAAATTAGTCCAGTAGCCTTGCCGTCAGGTGTCCGTGATTTTCGCATGATGAGAAGATCTGTAGTGGATGCCATTTTAGCTTTGACCGAGTCCAATCGTTTTTCTAAAGGACTTTTTGCCTGGGTCGGTTTTAAAATCCACTATCTGGACTATCCAAATGTCGAAAGGCAGGCTGGCAAGACCAGTTGGAGTTTTAAGCAACTCTTTTTCTACTCTATTGAAGGGATTGTTAACTTTTCAGATTTTCCCTTGATTATCGCCTTTGTGGCAGGTCTCCTATCTTGTTTTATTTCTCTACTAATGACCTTTTTTGTTGTGGTTCGGACCCTCATTTTGGGCAATCCGACATCAGGTTGGACCTCTCTGATGGCTGTTATTCTCTTCCTTGGTGGGATTCAACTCTTGACCATTGGGATTCTTGGCAAGTATATTAGTAAGATTTATCTAGAGACTAAAAAAAGACCACTTTATCTCGTCAAAGAAAAAAGTGACCTTCCTGATTTTACAGAAAAAAATAAAGAGAAAAGACTATAATTTTGCATGGAAATATGCTAAACTAGAAGGAGTAGGACGTTCTTGTTGATATTAGAGTTAATCTTTAATCAAGGCACGTGTCGGACAG includes the following:
- a CDS encoding glycosyltransferase family 2 protein produces the protein MVMSIIVPCLNEEEVLPLFYQALEALLPDLETEIEYVFVDDGSSDGTLELLKTYREQNPAVHYISFSRNFGKEAALYAGLQYATGDLVVVMDADLQDPPGMLLEMKVLLDKNADLDCVGTRRTSREGEPFFRSFCADLFYGFMKKISPVALPSGVRDFRMMRRSVVDAILALTESNRFSKGLFAWVGFKIHYLDYPNVERQAGKTSWSFKQLFFYSIEGIVNFSDFPLIIAFVAGLLSCFISLLMTFFVVVRTLILGNPTSGWTSLMAVILFLGGIQLLTIGILGKYISKIYLETKKRPLYLVKEKSDLPDFTEKNKEKRL